Genomic window (Paenibacillus sp. PK3_47):
CAGTGAATACAGCTATTTACCGAAAAGCACTTGATAACCCTGAAATACTTGCACATAGTACACTTATTCTACAATGACGGCTGGCCTGATACAGAACAGGGGAGGTATGGGTAATGTACATCAGAGTTCTGAACCCTGACGATGCAAAAATATACCGGGAGATTCGCCTGCAGTCGCTGCTTGCGCATCCGGAGGCTTTTCTAAGCTCGTATGAGGCGGAGAAGGATCTGCCGGTTGAAGCTACCCGCAGCAGACTGGAGCAGACCGACGGACAGTTCACGCTGGGCGGTTTTAGTGAGAAGCATGAGCTTACGGGGATCGTTACGTTTGTGCGGGAGAGCAGGGACAAGATCCGTCATAAAGGAAATGTGTACGCCATGTACATAAGCCCCGCAGCACGGAAGCAGAAGCTGGGATATTTGCTGATGCTGGAGCTGATCGAAAAGTCACGCCGGCTGCCGGGGATGGAAATCATCAATCTGACCGTTTTCTCGGACAACCTGCCGGCTATAAAGCTGTATACTTCCCTGGGCTTTGTGCGCTACGGTACCGAGCGGAATGCCGTGAAGCTCAGCGGGAAGTATCTGGATGAGGATCTGATGTCGCTGACATTAACCCCTGCTCTGGACTAAAATAAGTGAGCTGCACATAATATAAACAGCTGTGTGCATAAGAAGATTTGTCTGTAAAGGGGGTGACAATATGGAGTCTGCGCTGCTTGGCAGCTTTTTGTCTGCAATGGCAACGGTTCTTGGTGCCGTTCCGATCCTGTTCGTGAAGGAAATGTCGGAACGGTGGAAGGATGTGCTGGTTGCTTTTACCGCAGGAATCATGGTCTCGGCCTCAACCTTTGGCCTGATGCCCCAGGCTATTGAGGAATCCGGCATTATCGGCCTGACGCTCGGTTTAATCACCGGAGTTCTGCTGCTGGATCTGATTGAGAAGAATATCCCGCATATCGATGTCGAGAACAAGCCCGGCTTCACCAATATGGATTCCAAAGCACTGCTGGTCATGATTGCACTGTTCATTCACAATATCCCTGAAGGGCTCAGCACGGGCTTCAGTTATGCCAGCGAGGAGGCCAGCCTCGGGCCTATGGTGGCAATCGCCATCGGGGCACAAAATATGCCGGAAGGACTTATTCTGGCTGTCTTTATGATGAATTCCCGGATCGGCCGGGCCAAAGCGCTCGCGATTACGGCACTCACCGGACTTATGGAGATGGTGTCGGCGGTCATCGGTTATTTTACAGCCAGCTTTTTGGATAATGTTGTCGGGTATGGACTGGCTTTTGCCGCAGGAGCAATGCTCTTCATTGTTTACAAGGAGCTGATTCCGGAGAGCCACGGGCACGGGTACGAGCGGCCATCCACTTATTCCTTTATTTTCGGGCTGCTCGCTATGGTCTACATTACGCAATTTTTTGGATAAGGTCTGCTACGGTTTGTCCTGATCCGCTAAAATTACGGTTTTCGCAAAGGTAAGGAGTGACGGCACGATGGACAGACTTACACTTCAAGCTTCATTATCTTTTGTACTACTAATAGCAGCTTATCTGTGCTTGTATTATGTGATTGGCAAACGCACGAGATTCTCCCGCTACAGCATCACCGTTTTATTCGTGGCCAGCGGAACTCCGCTGGCAATCATGCTGGCACTGGACAGCCAAAGAGAGCAGATGGACGCCAATATAGGTCTGGGAATGTCTTTTCTCCTGACCTGGGCCATCACCGGACTCATCTTTCTGCTGTCCCTGATCTTGGGATTTATCCGGTTGAAACGCAGATGACGATAGGATAGCTGCACAAAAAAGGCTGTACCTGCTGCTGAATTGCGGCGGGTACAGCCTTTTGAATGCTTGTAAGATTCCAAGGCGATAGGTTGTTCAGATCCGTTTATCTGTGAGCCGTATAACGGTTCGGTCTGCTTATGGCCTGCACAGCCTCCCGCTCCTGCGGGGTGAGCGGAGAGGCTGCCGCAGCGGCAATGTTGCTTCTCAGCTGCTCAAGGCTGCTGGCCCCCGGAATAATTGTAGCTACAGCAGGATGCGAGAGCGGATACTGCAGCGCCGTCTGGGTCAGGGTTCGCGTTCCGGAAGCGCCCGCTTGTGCGGTCAGCTCTTCATGCAGCTTGCGCAGCTCCTGCGGCGTATGATCCAAATAACCCTGCTCTGCTTTGGCAGCACCCCGTTCGGTCAAAACTCCGCGGGCAAGCGGTCCGCGGGCGATAACGCTGATCCCGTTCTTTTCCAGCAGGGGGAGAACTTCCTCTTCAGGCCGTCTGTCGAGAATGCTGTACTGGCTCATTACGCTCACAATGCCGGAACGGCTGACATATTCCCTGATCACATTGGGGCGGATGGAGGAAATGCCATAATAACGGATCCAGCCTTCCTGCTTCAATTCCTCAAAGGCTTCGATGGTCTCGTCAATCGGATCGTCTAGCGTTCCGCCATGCAGCTGATACAGATCGATGTAATCGGTCTGCAGCCGGCGCAGGCTTTCTTTTACCGCTGTCTTAATGTATGCCTTGGAGGGATCCCAGCTCCAGCCTTCCTGGCCGGGGATTCTGCGGTTGCCGACCTTCGTAGCCAGAACTACATCCGTGCGGCGGTGGCGCAGTGCCTGTCCGACAATTTCCTCATTGCGCCCGTCATCGTACAGATCGGCAGTATCCAGAAAATTAATGCCCTGGTCGAGCGCTTCATGAATGATAGGTATGGCTGCTTTTTCGTCCGTCCCCAGGGACATGCACCCCAGACCCATGCTGCTTACAACTAAATCGGACTTGCCCAAACGATTTTTATTCATCGCTATTCCTTTCTGTGCTGTTTTTTGTATTGATTATACCACCGATGGCAAAAAGACGGTAAATGCCCGCACCCGCATTAGCCGGAAGGGCAATGTACCGTCTTGATTTCAAGCTGGGACGGGATTATCCCCGCAAAATTGTTTCGATCTGCTCCAGCTCTTCCGCACTGAGCTCGGGAGCGTTCAGGGATGCAACGGCATCTTCGATCTGACTCACCTTACTAGCGCCGATCAGCGCAGAAGTTACTTTACCGCCGCGGAGTACCCAGGAGAGGGCGAGCTGCGACATTTTTTGGCCGCGGGCGGCAGCGATGTCGTTCAGCTTGCGGACTTTGCCGATCACCTCTTCGGTAATTTCCTTCTCCGAGAGGAATACGCTTGGTCCGGCAGCGCGGGAATCCGGTGTAATTCCATTCAGATAGCGGTCGGTGAGAATGCCTTTGTACAGCGGCGAGAATGCAATGGTGCCAATGCCTTCCTCAGCAAGCACATCCTGCAGCCCGTCTTCGATCCAGCGCGACATCATGGAATAGCTTGGCTGATGAATCAGGCAAGGCGTGCCCAGCTGGCGCAGAATTTGCGCAGCAGCCCGGGTCTGCTCTGCACTGTAATTGGAAATACCGACATACAGCGCTTTGCCCTGGCGTACGATCAGATCCAGCGCGGCCATGGTTTCTTCCAGCGGGGTGTCAGGGTCCGGACGGTGATGGTAGAAAATATCCACGTAATCCAGGTCCATCCGTTTGAGGCTTTGATCGATGCTGGCAATCAGATTTTTCTTGGAGCCCCACTCCCCGTACGGTCCGGGCCACATATAATATCCGGCTTTGGTGGAGATGATCATTTCATCACGGTAGGCGGCAAAGTCCTTTTTAAGAATTTGTCCGAAGGTTTCCTCGGCAGAGCCTGCAGGCGGACCGTAGTTATTGGCGAGGTCAAAATGGGTAATTCCCAGGTCAAAAGCCCGGCGTACCATGGCACGTCCGTTCTCAAAAACATCAATGCCGCCAAAGTTATGCCAGAGTCCGAGGGAGATGGCCGGCAGGCGCAGGCCGCTCCGCCCTGAGCGGTTATATTTCATATTGTCATAGCGTTCAGGATTAGCGTTATACATGAATATCCTCCTTATAGTTTGGTTCCAGTCAAGCTCTATTGTAGCGAATGAGGGGAGCCAGGCGTATGTCAGCAAGGAAGAACTTTATAGAACAATGTCGTTATCCGCATGCCGGCTGCGGTAGTCTTTGGGGGATGAGCCCTTGACCTTCTTGAACATCCGCGAAAAGAGCAGCGGGTCCTGATAGCCGACCGAACGTGAGATTTCACCAATGGTACAGCGGGTCTCCGTCAGCAGCTCACAGGCCTTGGCCATCCGGAAGTTAAGCAGATACTGCTGCGGCGGCATCCCGATGCTGCGCTTGAACAGGGCGGACAGGTATTTGCGGTCCAGCTTCAGCGAGGCTGACATCATCTCTACCGTGACGTTCTCGCAATAATGGGCATGCAGATAGTGGAGGCACTGCTCGACATATATACTTTTTTGGCGCGGAAGCGGGAGGACATCCCCGGCTGCCGGAACGGTGCGCAGCAGAAGCGCAAGAAATTCATACATAATGGCTTTGAGCGGCAGGTCCAGGCAATGGGCCGAATCCATGGCATCCGCTGCATCTGTCAGGCGGTCATAAAGAGCGGGCATAAAGTGCTCGTCCATCGGAAAGACGGGATGCTCCGGCGACAGCGAAGTGCGCTTTAGAACATGTCCGATTTCTTCCCCGGTAAACGCAACCCACGAATAGCTCCACGGATCCGCAATATCTGCGGCGTAATGGGTCACAACATGCGGATAGGTCAGGAAAGCCTGGCCTCCCTGAAGAATATGTGTCTCTTCCCCGACAACCACCTTGCCGGTTCCGGAGTGGATGAAATGGATCTTGTACAGGTCACGCACACCGGGACCGACGGAATGTCCGGGAGCACACTGCTCCCGCCCCCAGTAATGAAGATGCAGACCGGCACTGCCCGGCAGCGGGCGCTCGGAATTATATTTGAATATGGCCATGCCTCAGCCTCTTTTCTGTATAAAGGTTGTCCAGGACAAAGTTACGGATACGTTTCCATTATACATTAGATTTGAATGAGGGGGGCAAGTGAAGGGATCCAGTATAGGTGGGCATCTGCGCCAGTCAATGGTTTGGGAGTAACTTTTAAGAGTAACTAATGTAGGGGAAAGATGATGAATAACTGCATTTCCTGCAACTAAAAGCCTGCGAAAAACCTGATTTCGAGGTTTAACTGTATTCTGTACAGCTAAAAATGGCAGAACGCCTCCTTTGGCTGAATTCCGGGTTTTTTAGCTGCAGAATATGCAATTAAACCTCCTGTGGTACCAGTAAAGCTCGGTTTTAGCTGTATGAAATGCAATTAAGAAGGGATGGTTTGTTACAAACAGCCCATTTCGGGCACGGGGCAGCTCATCGTCACCATGGAAAAAGAGAATCAATAATTCTGCCACCATAAATGATCATTAACGGTCCGATTACAAATCCAACCGCTCCGGATGCCCGTATTATATTTCTTGTTCTTGGTCGCTCCTTTAATCATTATTAACCGTCAGTAATTAAAACACCTCCAAGAATGACCCGCCGCAAGGGGTTCACTTTGAAGGTGTTTTGGTGCAGGCACGGGCAAAATATAGGCTAAGCCTCCATTTTAAGCATCACCAGCTCATCCACCGGTTCACCGTTTACCAGATGCTCCTCCACAATGCGCGGCACATCGTCAGTGGTTACATTGTAATACCAGATGCCGTCGGGATAGACGATGACAAAAGGACCGTTGCCGCACAGCCCCAGACAGCTGGTTTTGTTGATTTTGACCGTTTTGTTGATGCCCTGCTCCACCAGCTGCTCCTTGAATGCCTGCATGACCTCCTCGACCTCCTGATTGTTGCAGTGCTCGCTGCAGCAGAACAGCAGATGCTTTTTCAACACCTTCAGCCTCATGTTCATGATTACGCCCCCTTGCTCAAAATGGATGAATGATTAGCACCGTTCTTATGAGGAGTATAGTCTCTTTTGGCAGAGCTGTAAGGAGGTTAGAGCCAATGTTCCTAAAGGCTTAACAAACAGGCTGGGACTGTGAATTCTATGTCAGTATACGTAACTTGCGATTGATTTATATGAAGAAAATGTGTCAATTCCCTTATTTACCAGCTGTTTTTCTGTTTCAGAAATTTAATTGTGGACCCGGCATTGAAATTGAAAAAATACAGTTTAACCGGTACAGGAGTGGTTAATTAAGAGCTATGGAAGACCCAAGAAGCAACACAAATTAATCAAATTACAAACTGGAGGGAATCGTTATGAATAAGAAAATTGTAGGTGTGTTTTATACAGAACACGAGGCTTCTAGTGCAATTGAAGACTTGAAAAACCACGGATTTTTGACAGAGGATATCTCCGTCATTGCCAGAAACAAACGTGATGTGGAAGCAATCAGCGATGAGACAGGAACTAAAGCGCCGGAAGGCATGGCTTCAGGAGCAGCAACAGGCGGTATTCTCGGCGGATTGACCGGACTGCTTGCAGGTATCGGTGCCCTGGCTATTCCGGGAATCGGGCCGATTATCGCTGCAGGGCCTATTGCGGCTACCCTGACGGGAGCAGCTGTCGGCGCCGGTACAGGCGGACTGGTCGGCGGACTGATCGGTCTCGGCATCCCTGAAGATGAAGCGCAAACTTATGATAACTATGTAGATGAAGGCCGTATTCTGGTTATGGTTGATGCGGACAGCTCACAGGTTAACGATGTGTACACAGTATTCCGCAACCACAACTCTGCCAACGCTGACCGGTATGTCGATGAAGATGTGACGGCTGGCCGCGATTCAGTAAGAGATACGGTGGATGCAGCGTTTAACGGTTCTGGTCTTGAAGGCCGTACCGATACTGGTCTGGATACCATGAATTCGGCTCCGGTGAACGGTCTTTCGCAAGCTGACGCACTGGATGGTGTGGACAGACCCGGGATGACAGGCGATGTCTATTCCGGTTCCCGGCAAGGTATTGATACGCCGCTGCCGGAAACGGGTGCCCTGAACCTGAATAATGAGGATGAGGCCCGCAAGCTGCGTCTGCGTGAGGAACAGCTGGATGTATCCAAGAACAGGGTACAGGCCGGTGAAGTTGAAATCCGCAAGGAAGTTATTGAGGAGCAAAAAACGATCAATGTTCCGGTCTCCCATGAAGAGATTGTCATTGAGCGCCGTGCCGTCAATAATGATTCTTCTGCCACTCCAATCGGAGCGGATGAAACTATCCGCATTCCCGTGAGTGAAGAACAGGTTGAAGTGCATAAAAACACGGTAGTAACCGGAGAAGTGGACGTTCACAAACGCGAGGTTCAGGAAACCGAGCAGGTTAGAGATACTGTGAGACGCGAGGAAGCGCGTGTGGACAAGTCTGGTGACGTAAGAGTTAACACCAGCAATGATCTGCAGCGGGACCACAGCCGTACCCGATAAGTACGGCTCTAGCGTCCCCTGAATAAGCGGTTAATTGTATAAAAAGGATCTCCCGGGCCAAGCGGCCTGGGGGTCCTTTTTTTGGCGTATCCGCAAGTCGGAAGGGCCGCTGCTTATTTCTGCGGGAGAATCTCCAGGTTTACTTTTGAAGCCTCAGGGTCCACCGGTTTGGGTCTAAACATCAGCTGTTTCAGCGCACCTGCATTAACCAGCACGGTCCCTGCAATGATGGTGAACACGCCAACAATCGTTAAAGGGGTCACTGCTTCGCCGTAGAACAGGAACCCCATACCCACGGCAATCGGCGGTGAAATATAGAGCCAGGTAGAAGGGAAGACAGGATTGGTTTTGGCAACAAGCCAGTAGAACAAGGTGTGGCCGACCATGGAGCCGATCACTGTCAGGTACAGGATGGAGCCGGCTGTTTTGAAGGACAGAAGAAATTCAGGGTGAACTTGTTCAGTAAAAATCGACAGGATGAACAGGAGCGCACCCCCATACATCATTTGTGCCGCATTCAGGGCAACGGGCGAGACTTGTGAGAAGGCATCAGTCACTTTTTTGGAATAAATCGCTCCTGCAGCGTAGCAGCATTCTCCGATCAGCACTACGGCACAGCCTATGATCCACAGTGGAGAGACCTCAATCGCCAGGTTCGGCAGGACGAGCAGCAGCACACCTGTAAAGCCGATTATGCAGCCCATTATGGAGTAGGAGGGAGCTTTTTGCCGGAGCAGAGCGGTCTGCAGCAGAAGGATCATCAAGGGGCCGGTAGCCGACAGCACGGCAGCAAGCCCGGAAGACACATATTGCTCAGCCCAGTATAGTGCAGAAAATGTCCCGAACGTCAGCGCTGCCCCGGTGAACAGCATTTCCCGCCGCAGCAGCAGGGAGAAGCTTGCTTTGCCTTTAAGAACCATCCAGAAGAACAGAACCGCCCCCGCCAAGAAAAACCGCAATCCCGCTGAGAAAAAGGGCGGCGCCCCTGCATCCACACCGATTTTGATGGCCAGGAAGGTAGTGCCGAAGATCAGACAGACGAGAGAATAAGCTAACATTATCATTTCAAGTTCCCCTTTGCAAAGTTAATGTGTCAGCCGGTTGAAGACTTTGATTCATCATAAGCCGCCGGGAACAGAACAGATAAGAGATAACAGAACAGATGGCGGCGGATATGCGGTACAATACGGTAAAGAGTGAGGAGGAGGGAGCGGGGGAATATGAAAAAAGCGGCAGGAACAGAACAGGTCAGCCCGCTATTCCGTCAGGTATATGAGTTCGTGCTGAACCGGATGGAGCGGGGGGAATGGAAGGCGCATGACAAACTGCCATCCATCCGCCTGCTGGCGGAAGAGCTGAAGGTGCACCGGCTGACCGTGTTCAAGGCTTACCGGGAGCTGAGTGATCACGGCAAGGTATATGTCAAAGATAAATCGGGTTACTATGTCTCTGCGGGCAGCAGACCGGCTGCAGCGGTGGAAGCGGGAGCGGAGGTACCGTCCTATTCGCTTACCAATCCCTTGTCAGATATTCAGCGGACACCGGTGAAATACCAGTTCTCCCAGGCGCTGATTGATCCCAATCTGCTGCCGAATCTTTTTCTGTCGGATTATGTGAAAAAAGTATTCGATCTCTACCCGAAAGTCATGGGCACCTATTCTTCTGTACAGGGGGATGAGGAGCTGCGGGAAACGCTGAGCCGTCATTTTCATGAGCAGCACCGGCTGCAGCTGTCGCCGCAGGAGCTGATCATCACCTCGGGTGCGCAGCAGGCAATCAACCTGATCGCGGGGATCATGCTGGGGCCGATGGATTATGTGCTTGTGGAGCGGCCGACGTACAGTGTGGCGATGGATATTTTCCGGCGGGCCGGGGCCAGGCTGGTTTCCGTGGAGATCACTCCTGACGGCTACGATCTTACGGAAGTGGAGGAGCTGATGCGTAAGTTTAAGCCGCGCATGTTCTACATGAACCCGACGCACCACAATCCTACAGGGTATACGGTTCCGGTGCGGCAGCGTAAACTTCTGGTCGAACTTGCCGAGCGTTACCGCTGTCTGCTGGTGGAAGATGACCCCTTCCGGGATATGTATTTCGGGGAGAAGCCGCCGCCGCCTTTTTTTGCCTATGACACGGAGGGCTGGGTGATTTATATCAGCAGTTTCAGCAAATATGTGGCTCCTGGTCTCAGAATCTGTGCGGTGGCCTGCAGGTATCCGTTCATGGAAAGGCTGATTACCGCCAAATCCCTGTCCGATAACGGGACGCCGCTGCTGAACCAGAAGATCTTTCTGCATTATTACACTTCACCGCGGCTGCAGCAGCATATCGGCAAGCTGCGCATTGCGCTGCAGGTGCACAAGGAGATTGCCGAGGAGGAGCTGGCAGCTGCCGGGTGGGAGTGGACCGCGCCGCAGGGCGGACTGAATCTGTGGGTGAAGCTTCCGGAGTCTATTGCGGTGGCAGAGCTTTTTGCCCGCTGTATGGCGGAGTCCATCTCCTTCGTGCCCGGCGAGATCTGCGATCCGCTCGGGGAGATGACAAACCGGCTGCGGCTCAGCTACTCCTTCGCCAGCGAGGAGAAGCTGCGCGAAGGCTTGCGGCGCCTGACCGCGATTGCGGGGGAGCTGGCGCGGGGGTGAGGTGAGGGGGAGTGGAGGCGTGCGGCGTCTGGCGCAATTGCGTGGGAGCTGTGCGGTGGTGTAAGTGAGGGAGTGTGAAGGCGTGCGGCGTCTGGTTGAAATCGCGGGGGAGTTGGCGCTGGATTATGGCGTGCGTCCTTCGCCTTTTAACCGTGTCCCCGCCCTGCGATCGGGTTAACTCTAAGAAGTTCTAACCGTAAATTCTCACTTAGCCACCATCAACCTCGTTTTATTTGTGTCCCCGCCCTGCGATTGGGTTAACTCCAAGAAGTTCTAACCGTAAATTCTCACTTAGCCACCGTCAACCTCGTTTTATCCGTGTCCCCGCCCTGCGATTGGGTTAACTCCAAGAAGTTCTAACCAGTAAATTGTCACTTAGTCATCGTCAACCTCGTTTATTCGCGTTCCCCCTGCGATTGGGTTAACTCTAAGGAGTGCTAACCAGTAAATTCTCACTTAGCCACCCGCCAACCTCGTTTTATCCGTGTCCCCGCCCTGCGATGGGGTTAACTCCAAGAAGATCTAACCAGTAAATTCTCACTTAGCCACCATCAACCTCGTTTTATCCGCGTCTCTGTCCTGCGATTGGGTTAACTCCAAGAAGATCTAACCAGTAAATTCTCACTTAGCCACCATCAACCTCGTTTTATTTGTGTCCCCGCCCTGCGATTGGGTTAACTCCAAGAAGATCTAACCAGTAAATTCTCACTTAGCCACCATCAACCTCGTTTTATCCGCGTCTCTGTCCTGCGATTGGGTTAACTCCAAGAAGATCTAACCAGTAAATTCCCACTTAGCCACCATTAACCTCGTTTTATTTGTGTCCCCGCCCTGCGATGGGGTTAACTCTAAGGAGTTCTAACCAGTAAATTCTCTTAGCTACCATCAACCTCGTTTTATCCGCATCTCCGCCCTGTGATTGGGTTAACTCCAGTAACCTTCCAGTATTTATTGAAATTAGTGGCATATATACCTTTGATTCGGCAGGAAGTGGGCTGTGGAGCTAAATGAAGGGTATAAATACCTTTGGTTTGGAAGAAAGTGGGCTGTGGAGCTAAATGGAGGGTATAAGTACCTTTGATTTGAGTGAAAGTGGGCTGTGGAGCTAAATGGAGGGTATAAGTACCTTTGATTTGAGTGAAAGTGGGCTGTGGAGCTAAATGAAGGGTATAAATACCTTTGAATTGGAAGAAAGTGGGTTGTTGAGCTAAATGGAGGGTATAAGTACCTTTGATTTGAGTGAAAGTGGGCTGTGGAGCTAAATGGAGGGTATAAGTACCTTTGATTTGAGTGAAAGTGGGCTGTGGAGCTAAATGAAGGGTATAAATACCTTTGACTCGGCAGAAAGTGGGCTGAAGCTCGAAATGAACGGGAAAAATCCCGTTGAATTGGCTGAAACGAGGCCGAAGCTCGAAATGAACGGGAAAAGTCCCGTTGAATTGGCTGAAACGAGGCTGAAGCTCGAAATGAACGGGAAAAGTCCCGTTGAATTGGCTGAAACGAGGCCGGAGCTCGAAATGAACGGGAAAAATCCCGTTGAATTGGCTGAAACGAGGCCGAAGCTCGAAATGAACGGGAAAAGTCCCGTTGAATTGGCTGAAACGAGGCCGGAGCTCGAAATGAACGGGAAAACTCCCGTTGAATTAGCCGAAACGAGACTGGAACTCAAAATGAGCGTAGAAGCGGGGGTAGAGGTAGGCACCCCACCCCGGAAATCGCTAAAGCAGGTCTGAAGCACAGAACGGGAACTGTAGTAGCCAGGACCTCACCGTTAAAATATACATCCGCCGCTGCAGCATTACATTTAGAGTAATAGAGTAACTAATATTAAAAACAGCGGCCTGCCCGGTTATGCGGACAGGTCGCTGTTATTGTTAGACTCTGACAAGGCTATGCTCTGTCAGCCAATCCCATATTCCATTCACACTTTCTTCCGGCGTTTGCTCAGCCGTGCGGAGTGTCAAATCCGGGCTGAGAGGCGCTTCGTATGGATCGGAAATGCCGGTGAAAGCAGGGATTTCGCCACGGCGGGCCTTGGCATATAATCCTTTGACATCACGGGCTTCACAGATTTCCAAGGGACAGTTCACATAGACTTCTGCAAAACCGGGTAACGCCTGGCGGGCATACTCGCGCATATCCCTGTAGGGGCTAATAACAGAGACTACTGTAATGATGCCATGTCGGTTCAGCATTCCGGCAAGGTATACAGCCCTATGGATATTCTCCAGCCGGTCTTCCCGGCTGAAGCCGAGGCCTTTTCCCAGAACGCGCCGCAGTTCATCTCCGTCAAGCCACTCGGCAGCGAGCCCGTGCGCAATCAGCTTATCCATCAGCAGCGAAGCGATGGTTGACTTCCCGGAACCGGACAAGCCTGTGAGCCAAATCGTCATGCTGCTGCCCGCAATAATCTCCGCATCCGCACGATCCGCTTTAGTCCCGTCATCCATCAGACTCTCCGCATCCGCACGATCCGCTTTAGTCCCTTCATCCGCCAGACTCTCCGCATCCGCACAATCCGCTTTAGTCCCATGATCCGCCACACTCCCCGCATCCGCGCGAGCCACCTCGGTTCCATCGCAACCTGTGCTCATCGCGTCACCCCCTGTACTTGTACTCCATAAGGTATCCGCTCCAGCAGGCCCGGGCCGTAAATCTGCTCCAGCTGCAGTTCGGGCATATGGATATATCCGATATAGCAGTCACAGACCTTCATGCGGCAGCTTCGCTCGGCAGCGAGGCCTTCAAGACCGTCACGGTAAAGATTGCCGATGACACCTCTGTCTTTGTAGCAGCGTTTTACTGTACCTGCCCCCTGCACGTAGAATACATTTTGGCCGGCGTTGCAGCGTTTGCCCAGGCTGTCATAGTCGGCGGCGTTGATATGAAAATGCGGATCTATTTTGCGCAAAAATGCCAGATCCTCCGGTGTATAATAATCCGGTTTATCCTTGTAGGCATTTACCCACAAATAGACCTCATCAGGCAGGGAGGCCCGCAGCGAAGCGATGGCCGGAAAAGCACTGCGAACCCCCACGCTGCCCACACTAAGCGGAATGCCCTGCCGGTAGACACTCATGCACTGGTCCAGAAATTTCTCCTCACTGACCTGCCCCGGGTGATAAGTAGCCCAGAAGGCGGCGGTGGCAGGATTCAGCTCCCGCAAAAAAGCAAGGCTGGCCGACAGGTTGGTCTGAATAGCCACTTTGTCTACATGGGGGAGATGGGAGAGGGTGATCAGCGCTTCCTTATACCAGCGGTGAATCAGCCCTTCGCCGTAGGGATTGAAGAAAACCGACAGCCGGTGGCCCGCTGCACCCTGCTCCGCAGCCCACCGGACAAAGGTTTCGACGCCTTCGCGGTCCTTGACCAGTGTCACCGCGCTGTCTCTGGTTTTGCCAAAAGGACAGTAAGGACAATCATAGTTGCAGGAGGTCAGGGAACCCCGGTAGTAGAGGACGGCCTTCATGGCAGAATAAATCCTTCCATGCGCTCCCTGATGTCGCCCGAGATGAACCAGTCTCCGATGGAGTCCGAGTAGCCCAACCCCTCAGAGGTTAAGCGCAGGACTTCATCCTGATCCTCGCCCAAGCCGCCAGGGCCCTCATAATAAATCTCACCGAGGCCGCTCTCAAGCAGCAGTGTAAGCTCGGGATAATCATCCCACAGCGAAGCAGAGAAGCGCCCGCTGTAGTCGGCCAGCCTCAGTCCCTCGCTGTGCAGGATTGCCTTCAGGATGAACCTGCGTTTCTGCTCCGCAAGGCTCAGCACAATGCCGTAATCGGCGGTGTCATAACGCTCCGCTGACACATAATCGGCAATGATGCTCTCCGTTGCCTTGCGGCTGACCCCGTACCGGGAGGCGTAATGCACCTCCCGGGTATAAGAGCGGGCTCCGCAGC
Coding sequences:
- a CDS encoding PLP-dependent aminotransferase family protein; amino-acid sequence: MKKAAGTEQVSPLFRQVYEFVLNRMERGEWKAHDKLPSIRLLAEELKVHRLTVFKAYRELSDHGKVYVKDKSGYYVSAGSRPAAAVEAGAEVPSYSLTNPLSDIQRTPVKYQFSQALIDPNLLPNLFLSDYVKKVFDLYPKVMGTYSSVQGDEELRETLSRHFHEQHRLQLSPQELIITSGAQQAINLIAGIMLGPMDYVLVERPTYSVAMDIFRRAGARLVSVEITPDGYDLTEVEELMRKFKPRMFYMNPTHHNPTGYTVPVRQRKLLVELAERYRCLLVEDDPFRDMYFGEKPPPPFFAYDTEGWVIYISSFSKYVAPGLRICAVACRYPFMERLITAKSLSDNGTPLLNQKIFLHYYTSPRLQQHIGKLRIALQVHKEIAEEELAAAGWEWTAPQGGLNLWVKLPESIAVAELFARCMAESISFVPGEICDPLGEMTNRLRLSYSFASEEKLREGLRRLTAIAGELARG
- a CDS encoding STM4011 family radical SAM protein, which codes for MKAVLYYRGSLTSCNYDCPYCPFGKTRDSAVTLVKDREGVETFVRWAAEQGAAGHRLSVFFNPYGEGLIHRWYKEALITLSHLPHVDKVAIQTNLSASLAFLRELNPATAAFWATYHPGQVSEEKFLDQCMSVYRQGIPLSVGSVGVRSAFPAIASLRASLPDEVYLWVNAYKDKPDYYTPEDLAFLRKIDPHFHINAADYDSLGKRCNAGQNVFYVQGAGTVKRCYKDRGVIGNLYRDGLEGLAAERSCRMKVCDCYIGYIHMPELQLEQIYGPGLLERIPYGVQVQGVTR
- the cysC gene encoding adenylyl-sulfate kinase, giving the protein MSTGCDGTEVARADAGSVADHGTKADCADAESLADEGTKADRADAESLMDDGTKADRADAEIIAGSSMTIWLTGLSGSGKSTIASLLMDKLIAHGLAAEWLDGDELRRVLGKGLGFSREDRLENIHRAVYLAGMLNRHGIITVVSVISPYRDMREYARQALPGFAEVYVNCPLEICEARDVKGLYAKARRGEIPAFTGISDPYEAPLSPDLTLRTAEQTPEESVNGIWDWLTEHSLVRV